The DNA segment TTGGCATCGGGGTGCTGGGCGAGTACATCGGTCGGATCTACATCGATGTGAAACGGCGTCCGCACTATTTCGTTAGAGCTGTGCATCAGGGCTCAAAGCTGTTGCGCTGAGCTCCACTCTTTCTGGCGGTTGGTGGAACTGAAAAAAGCCACAGACTGCTGAAACGCCGCCTGATCCATTCCCGACGCAGCATTAGGGAGGGCTGGGTGGATCAGAACAACCGGCTGTGCAGCACGTTCCTCAGTGATTGAGCTGTAGGCCGTTTCCCAGCAGCGGCGAAAGGCTGTTCCGAACATTGATCCACTGAACAGCACTCCGGCGAAGCGCCGGTTGGTTTGAAGCCCGGCCCGGCGTAGGCGCGGGATGGCCAGCCTGCTCAGCAGTCGCAGAACCAGCCACTTCAGCAGACCTCCTGTCTGCAGGCTGCGCCACCAGAGTTTCAATGGCAGGCCTTCCGGCAGGGGTTCCCGCGTCGTACGCACCCAGGTGATTGATTCGTCGCTGGCCAGATCCAGCACCGCATCCAGCACAAGCGGAACCAAATGGATGTGTTGGTGGCCATCGAGGCGGATGTGTCGCAGCCCCGTGAGCTGGCGGTAGCGGCTGATCTGCTGCAGCAAAACCGTGCGCAACTGGGGGGCGATGCGCCGCCGTTGCCACGGCATGAAGGAGGCCAGCAGCAAGGTCCCGAATCCGGTTGGGATCTCTGGGCAGTCGGGTAGGCCATGCCCCTCGGTGAGACAGACATGCAGGCTGAGCGGTGGTGGGTCGGCAAGATCACGCCACGCCTGCATGGCGGCGGTCGCAGTGGGACCATTCACCAGAAGACTGGCCCCCTGAAGCCGCCCGCTTTGGGCCAGATCGAGGATGGCCGCATCGACGCCCTCCGCCAGGCCGAGGTCGTCTGCATGGAGAAGCGGTGGATGCCCCTGCTGGTGCTGGCGGGCCTGAGCACTGAAGCGAGCCGCTCGGCTCCAGATCAGGGCGTTGAGCAGGGTGGGTGTGAACACCAGCACCAGGGTCGGGGCCTTGAGCAGTGGCAGCAGGGCACAGACACTGATGTTGACCACGTATTGCAGCAGCAGCCAGCGACGGGCGAACTGGCGTCCGCCGGTCTCTTCTCGGAACGTCAGCAGTGCATGGCCGAGATATCCCGCGACGGAGGCGGCCAGAAAGGCAATGGGATTGGCCAGGCTCAGGCTCATCCACTGGCCCAGCAGCAGCAGTACGCCGATGTGGACGGCTGCGGCAGTGCCACCCACCAGGCCGTAGCGCAGCATGCGGTTCAGCACAGGCATCATGCGCAACGTCGAGGTGCGTCCTTGCAGCGTTTCAGCAGGGCCTCAATCAGCCGCCAGGCCTGCTGTTCGTAGCGCTTGACGAAATCTTCGAAGCTTTGGGCGGCCGTTTCGTCGGCACCATCGGAAATCACCCGCAGCACCAGCCAAGGCACACCCTCCTGCTCGGCCACCTGCGCGACAGCAGCACCTTCCATCTCAACGGCCTGCAGGTCGGGCAGGGCATCCCGCAGCGCCTGCAGCACCGCTGGATCTCCGATGAAGCGATCCCCCGTGGCGATCAGACCGCTGCTGGGCCGTGCGAATCCCTTCAGGTCGCCTGCATTGTGGGCCTCCAGCAGAGCGGTCTTGGCCCAGTCGAACCAGGGCGGCTGCGGTTGGAGCCGGTCCTGGTTCAGTGCTGGCAGCGTGAAGCGTGGGAACAAGGGCCGGGCATCCATGTCGTGCTGCACCACGGCATCAGCCAACACAACATCCCATTGACTCAGGGCCGGATCCGCAGCGCCCGCAACGCCAGTGAACACCAGCAGATCGATGCTGGGATCGCTGGCCAGCAGGCGAGTGGCGGCCCGCGCAGCGCTCACCTTCCCCCAGCCGCTCCAGGCCAGGCTCAGGCGAACCTCGTCGCCCCACGATCCCCTGTGGATTCTCAGATCGCCGTGGTCGCTGCAGCTCAGATCCTTCAGGTGGCTGAGATCAGAGCCGATCTCTTCCGGCATGGCGCCCAGTAGGCCCAGGTGCAGCGGTTGCGTCATGGTTTCGTGAACCTCGCGCAACCGTAACGGCGACCTCTTGCATCTCCCTCCACACTGTGCGGAATGACGAGGTTGCAGTGAACGCGGGCGAATCGGTACACAGCGTGGCCCGGATGCGAGCGCTTGCATCCACGATCACGCTTGTGCGTCGTCAATTTCCCGCTGCACAGGCCAACCTCAGCCCCTGGCGGGACGACCCGCAGACCCGACAGTGGACTGAGACGGAATCGCTGGACCTCTCGTTTCACTTCCCTGGCTGGAGTCCAAGGCTGGAATGCCGCAGTTTGCTGATGCAATTGCGCATCAGCACGGATCGTGGTGACGACCAGCTGCGCCTGTTGGGGGTGTTGATGCGGGGCATGACCTACGACGGCGAACGCTGGCGCCTTGCCACGGTTGGTGAATGGTTGCCGGAAGGCCCCCACCTGCCTCAGCAGCAGCAGGTGAAGCAGCTTCAGCAGATCTGTCGCGAGCTGTTCGAGCTCTTTGATGGAACTGCTGCGTGCGAACCAGCGGCGTAACCCTTCGCAACGCACAAAGCCGTCCTGCCTGGAACTCCTTTTAAGTTCGAAGTCAGGCCGTTTCTCGTCATCATGTCTGTCGCCCTTGCTGCCCAGCTCCGGGAAGGCACGAAAAAGTCCCACACTATGGCCGAGAACACCGGCTTCGTGAGCTGCTTTCTGAAGGGAGTCGTTGATAAGGCCAGCTACCGCAAGCTGGTGGCTGATCTCTATTTCGTTTACTCCGCCATGGAGGACGAGATCAGCAAGCTGACGGATCATCCCGTGGTTGGTCCTGTCGCCATGGCCCAGCTGAACCGTCGTGAGGCTCTTGAGCAAGACCTCACTTATTACTTCGGTGACAGCTGGAAGGACAACATCCAGCCCTCCCCCTCTGCAGCGGCCTATGTGGAGCGCATTCACGCTGTGGCCAAGGACTCTCCCGAGTTGTTGGTGGGTCATCACTACACCCGCTATCTCGGTGATCTCTCTGGTGGGCAGATCCTCAAGAACATTGCCCAGAAGGCGATGAATATGGATGGGGATGATGGCCTGCGCTTTTACGTCTTTGACGACATCGCCGATGAGAAGGCGTTCAAGACGACCTATCGCTCTGCGATGGACACGCTGCCGATCGACCAGGCCATGGCCGATCGCATCGTTGAGGAGGCCAATCACGCCTTCCACCTGAACATGAACATGTTCAAAGAGCTGGAGGGCAACCTGGTGGCCGCCATCGGCAAGGTGCTGTTTGGTTTCCTCACCCGCCGTCAGCGGGCCGGCAGCACGGAGGCGGTTGCGGCCTGATTCGCTGCCTAAATCTGTGGCCCCTGCGCTTGTCCGCTTTCTGGTTCCCGGCACCAGTGTCAAGTTCCGGTGTGGCGGACTGAGCGTCGAACGGCAGACCGCCCGCCTGGTGGCGAATTTGTGCCCGACAGAACTGGTCACTTATCGCGAGCGCTCACCCGATCATCCGTATCTGGATGACTGTCTTCGCGATGAGCCCACTGATGCTCAGGTTCTCTGGGTGGTGAGCTGGGGCTTTGATGTTCCTGGCTTGATCAGGCGCTTGAGCGGTCGAAGGGTTGTGTATCACGCCCACAGCAGCCAGTACGGCTTTGGCTTGCCGCCGGGGGTTCCTGTGTTGGCCGTGAGCCGCAACACCTTGGGCTACTGGGGGAACAAGGCTCCCCGCAATCCCTTGTTTCTGGTTCCGAATGCCTTGGACCAGGTTTGGCTGGATCGTGGCAACCGTTCGGCAAGCCAGCGTCGCCCGATCGATGTGCTGGTGCAGGCCCGCAAGAGCAGCCCCTACGTGCTGAAGCAACTGGTGCCGGCGTTGCGACAGGCTGGCCTGGTGGTGGAGGTGCAGACGGGCTGGGTGGATGACTTGGTCGATCTGTTCAACCGCTCCACGCTCTACCTCTACGACTCGGCGGAGTACTGGCGTGGCCGCGGCGTGACTGAGGGTTTTGGGCTGCCACCGCTGGAGGCGCTGGCCTGTGGCTGCGTTGTGTTCAGCAGCCTGAATCATGCTTTGGCCGACTACGGCGACCCCGGGCACACCCTGCATCAGATCGGTTGTGGGCGGCTGCTTTTCGACGTTGAGCGGATCCAGGCTGCTGCTGCATCTCCTCAGGTCTGGCGGCCCTCCCGCGATCGTTTGGAGGCCCTCCTGCGGGAGTGTTCGGAAGCTGCGCTGTTGGAGCGCTGGCGCGACGCCCTCGCTCACCTGGAATCTCTGAAGGCTGTTTCAGGTCCACCCCTCAGCACTCCTCCCACGTGGCGGTTACGACTGCAGCAGCTGCTCGCTCGGCTGCAGCGAGTGGTCAATCGGTTGCCCGGCTGGCCTTGCAGATAGTTCAGCCTGATCTTCGCCGCGTACGGTCAGTTCACAGGTTGATGTGTCGGTTCTGGCTTGGGGAAGATGAGCCGCCAGTTTCCAAGATTTTCGCTGCAGAGTCAGACCTGGAAAGATGTCTCTGCGCTGCTGGGCAAGTTGCCGGCGCGGCGGAAGTGGTTGGTTGGGTTCGTTCTTCTTGCTTCGTTTTTTCAAGGCATTCTTGACCTTCTTCTGATTGCCTTTTTGGCTCGATTTGTGGGCCTTTTTTCAGGGGCAAAGCTTGCAGATCGTTTGCCTGGGATTTGGGTCTTTGGGGGTGGAATTTTAGATCAAACAGGTTGGTTGTTAGCACTATTGATTGCCTCTTTCTGGCTCACGTCTTTCGTGCGTTTTTCTGTGTCTTTGATGCAAAGTTTGTTGAGCGCGGAGATTTGGAACGATCTTGTTAATCAAGTTTATCAAAATGTTCTGCAGCAGAGGTATGAATTTTTTATAGAAAATCGTACCGCCAATCTCTCCGAAAAATTCAATCGAATACTCAATAGTGTTTCGACGAAAGTTGTCATTCCTTTAATTGCGATCGCTGGCAATGCTTTGTCGGTGACTTCGTTGCTGATTGGGGTTGTTTTTGTTCTTGGTTATCAGGCTTTGGCCATCTTCATGTTGATGTTGCTGGCCTATGCCATTGCCTCAATGCTCATTACTCCCTATTTGAGATTGGCGACCAAGCAGCGAGTCCGTTATGGCCGCCGTATCAACCTGTTGTTGATGGAGTCGTTGAGATCCATTCGTGATGTGCATCTTTACTCCGCTGACCAACATTTTGCAACTCGTTTCTCTTCTGATGGTGTCATCGCAAAACGATATGACCGATTAACGCGACTGCTTCCTGATGTGCCGCGCTTCGTGATTGAACCTGCCGGAATCTCCATTTTATTTTTAATCGGCTTGGCTCCTGCTGTTTTGAGCGGAGATTCGAGCGATGTGCGTAATGCGATACCTGATTTGTTCGCTATCATGTTCACACTGTTGAAAATTTCTGGGCCGCTTCAGAACACATTCCGCAGCCTGAATCGTTTGCGAGGTGGTCTCCCGGAGATCAAAGATGCACTTGATTTGTTGGATCTAAAGCCCGAACGGCTTCTTCTGGCTTCTCCAGGTGTACCAACCCCGGAAGGGCTGATGCCCCGTCGTCTTATTCAGCTGAAGGATGCCAGTTTTTCGTACCGCCGCAGTGACAAATTAATTCTCGATTCAATTAATATTTCCATTCCGGTCGGATCTCGTTTTGCCCTTGTGGGGCGCACCGGAAGCGGGAAAACAACAATTGCCCATCTGCTGTTGGGTTTGTTGCAGCCGTCCTCCGGCCAGCTCATGTTGGACGGTATTCCTGTGAGTCCGCAAGATTTGCCAGCATGGCAGGCCAATTGTGCTTTGGTTCCTCAAGACATTCGTCTTTTTGATGGAAGCATTCGCGATAACGTTGCTTTTGGATTGGATAGCGATTCGATCGATGATGAAGATATTTGGTCGGCGTTGAAAACGGCTCAGTTCGATGATGTTGTTGCTCAAATGCCTTATGGCCTTTACACCATGATTGGTGAGAATGGCGTGAAATTGTCTGGCGGGCAGCGTCAGCGTCTTGCTCTTGCGCGAGCTTTTCATCGTGGAGCCAAGGTTCTGGTCCTCGATGAAGCGACCAGTGCTCTCGATAATAGAACTGAGCATGATGTGCTCCAGGCTTTGGATCTGGTTGGGCGTCGTTGCACAACGATTGTGATTGCCCATCGCTTATCAACGGTGAAAAAGTGTGATCGGATTGTCGAGATTGAAAACGGCAGGATCCATGCTCAGGGTGATTTTGTTTCTCTGTGCGATAAGTCAGAGACGTTCAGAGATATGTATCGCATTGAAAATACTTGATGGCAGATATTGTTCTGCTCTCAACGGCCGATTGGGATCATCCACTCTGGACCAACAAACAGCATGTTGCATGCTCGCTCGCCGCTGAAGGTGAACGAATTTTGTATGTTGAATCCCTTGGTCTTCGCTCTGTTCAAGCCAAAACTCAGGATTTAAGAAGGATTCTCCGGCGGATGTTGCTTGGATTTCGTCTTGTTCGACAGGTAAGGCCGGGGATTTGGGTACTTTCGCCGTTGGTTTTGCCCGGTGGCTCCCATGGGATGGCGCTACGCCTTAATCGGTTGATGCTCCGTTGCAGCATTGCATTGGCGTGTCAGTTGTTGCGTTTCCGTTCCCCTTGGTTGTGGACATACAACCCGTTGACGTTGCTTTATTTGCCGTTGCGGGGTTTCGATCTGTCGATTTATCACGCGGTTGACGCAGTTCAAGAGCAACCCTGCATGCCCAAGGCTTTGATTGAATCCGAGGAAGCCCGCTTGTGTCGCTCCGTCGATCAGGTCTTTACGACATCGCCTTATCTGGCTGAACGACTGTCCAGGTATACAGATCGCGTCTGTTATGAACCCAATGTGGCTGACCGGGACCATTTCTCAGGTGCACTTGCATTGCGCCAGGACCCGGCGTTCCTTGCTCCTGAGGGATTGGCTCGTATTCCGGAGCCCAGAATTGGTTTTGTTGGTGCGATCAGCAGCTACAAACTCGACTTCGGGTTGATCCGCGCGGTGGCGAATCGCCATCCTGAGTGGCAATTCGTCTTTGTCGGGCCCCAGTCAGAGGGAGAGCCCAGCACAGATCTTTCCCAGTTGTGTGG comes from the Synechococcus sp. A15-62 genome and includes:
- a CDS encoding ChbG/HpnK family deacetylase, whose amino-acid sequence is MPVLNRMLRYGLVGGTAAAVHIGVLLLLGQWMSLSLANPIAFLAASVAGYLGHALLTFREETGGRQFARRWLLLQYVVNISVCALLPLLKAPTLVLVFTPTLLNALIWSRAARFSAQARQHQQGHPPLLHADDLGLAEGVDAAILDLAQSGRLQGASLLVNGPTATAAMQAWRDLADPPPLSLHVCLTEGHGLPDCPEIPTGFGTLLLASFMPWQRRRIAPQLRTVLLQQISRYRQLTGLRHIRLDGHQHIHLVPLVLDAVLDLASDESITWVRTTREPLPEGLPLKLWWRSLQTGGLLKWLVLRLLSRLAIPRLRRAGLQTNRRFAGVLFSGSMFGTAFRRCWETAYSSITEERAAQPVVLIHPALPNAASGMDQAAFQQSVAFFSSTNRQKEWSSAQQL
- a CDS encoding 5'-methylthioadenosine/adenosylhomocysteine nucleosidase, producing the protein MTQPLHLGLLGAMPEEIGSDLSHLKDLSCSDHGDLRIHRGSWGDEVRLSLAWSGWGKVSAARAATRLLASDPSIDLLVFTGVAGAADPALSQWDVVLADAVVQHDMDARPLFPRFTLPALNQDRLQPQPPWFDWAKTALLEAHNAGDLKGFARPSSGLIATGDRFIGDPAVLQALRDALPDLQAVEMEGAAVAQVAEQEGVPWLVLRVISDGADETAAQSFEDFVKRYEQQAWRLIEALLKRCKDAPRRCA
- a CDS encoding heme oxygenase (biliverdin-producing); the encoded protein is MSVALAAQLREGTKKSHTMAENTGFVSCFLKGVVDKASYRKLVADLYFVYSAMEDEISKLTDHPVVGPVAMAQLNRREALEQDLTYYFGDSWKDNIQPSPSAAAYVERIHAVAKDSPELLVGHHYTRYLGDLSGGQILKNIAQKAMNMDGDDGLRFYVFDDIADEKAFKTTYRSAMDTLPIDQAMADRIVEEANHAFHLNMNMFKELEGNLVAAIGKVLFGFLTRRQRAGSTEAVAA
- a CDS encoding glycosyltransferase, which gives rise to MAPALVRFLVPGTSVKFRCGGLSVERQTARLVANLCPTELVTYRERSPDHPYLDDCLRDEPTDAQVLWVVSWGFDVPGLIRRLSGRRVVYHAHSSQYGFGLPPGVPVLAVSRNTLGYWGNKAPRNPLFLVPNALDQVWLDRGNRSASQRRPIDVLVQARKSSPYVLKQLVPALRQAGLVVEVQTGWVDDLVDLFNRSTLYLYDSAEYWRGRGVTEGFGLPPLEALACGCVVFSSLNHALADYGDPGHTLHQIGCGRLLFDVERIQAAAASPQVWRPSRDRLEALLRECSEAALLERWRDALAHLESLKAVSGPPLSTPPTWRLRLQQLLARLQRVVNRLPGWPCR
- a CDS encoding ABC transporter ATP-binding protein, whose translation is MSRQFPRFSLQSQTWKDVSALLGKLPARRKWLVGFVLLASFFQGILDLLLIAFLARFVGLFSGAKLADRLPGIWVFGGGILDQTGWLLALLIASFWLTSFVRFSVSLMQSLLSAEIWNDLVNQVYQNVLQQRYEFFIENRTANLSEKFNRILNSVSTKVVIPLIAIAGNALSVTSLLIGVVFVLGYQALAIFMLMLLAYAIASMLITPYLRLATKQRVRYGRRINLLLMESLRSIRDVHLYSADQHFATRFSSDGVIAKRYDRLTRLLPDVPRFVIEPAGISILFLIGLAPAVLSGDSSDVRNAIPDLFAIMFTLLKISGPLQNTFRSLNRLRGGLPEIKDALDLLDLKPERLLLASPGVPTPEGLMPRRLIQLKDASFSYRRSDKLILDSINISIPVGSRFALVGRTGSGKTTIAHLLLGLLQPSSGQLMLDGIPVSPQDLPAWQANCALVPQDIRLFDGSIRDNVAFGLDSDSIDDEDIWSALKTAQFDDVVAQMPYGLYTMIGENGVKLSGGQRQRLALARAFHRGAKVLVLDEATSALDNRTEHDVLQALDLVGRRCTTIVIAHRLSTVKKCDRIVEIENGRIHAQGDFVSLCDKSETFRDMYRIENT
- a CDS encoding glycosyltransferase; this encodes MADIVLLSTADWDHPLWTNKQHVACSLAAEGERILYVESLGLRSVQAKTQDLRRILRRMLLGFRLVRQVRPGIWVLSPLVLPGGSHGMALRLNRLMLRCSIALACQLLRFRSPWLWTYNPLTLLYLPLRGFDLSIYHAVDAVQEQPCMPKALIESEEARLCRSVDQVFTTSPYLAERLSRYTDRVCYEPNVADRDHFSGALALRQDPAFLAPEGLARIPEPRIGFVGAISSYKLDFGLIRAVANRHPEWQFVFVGPQSEGEPSTDLSQLCGLENVHWLGPKPYSQLPRFLAAFQCSWLPLQCNAYTKAMFPMKFFEYLFAGLPVVSTRIHSLLSFDSICRLCPPDPLEFSEQLQQVLAGEGPTLDERLSGIEGYTYVSRTRRMLKLLRTQSGRIR